AAGTGAATCCGGAATATTCTATTGCTGAAATTTCTGCTCCCAAAAGTTTTTATAATAAGAGTTTACAAGAATTAAAACTACGTGAAAAATTTGGTGTTACGGTAATTTTAATTAAAAGAAAATCACCTTATCTTAACGAAAAAGGGATTCCAGAAATAAAAGAAGAGATAATCGTTTCGCCCAAGGGAGAAGATGTAATATTAGAAAATGATATCTTAGTAGTTTTGGGAAGAGAAAAAGATTTAGAAAGAATGGTGAAAGAATGAAAAAGATAAAGAAAGAAGATTACGATGACCTGCTGGAAACAGGTCAATTCTATCTTTTAAACAAAAATTACAAGGAAGCGATAGAAGTTTTCAAAAAGGCATTAACAATTAAAGAAGATTACCTTATTTATTATCAATTAGGGCTTGCCTATGAAGGTTTAAACGAAGTTGATAAGGCAAGGGAGATGTATCGGAAAAGTTTGGAATTAAAACCCGATTTTGATGAAGCCAATAAAAGGCTTGATGAATTAGTAAAAGAGTGAAGTTAAAAAATATTATTATTTTTTTAATATCAATTTTAATGTGTGGCTCAAAGCCACAAAAGAAATTGGAGGCAAAAATGATTAGAAAACCTTGTGTTAGTGGTCAATTTTATCCGAGTGATAAAATTGAATTAGAAAAAGATATTAAAACCTATCTCAATCTGGCAAAGGTTTCCGAAATAAAAGATAAGATTATTGGTGTAATCTCACCCCATGCTGGTTATCCCTATTCGGGTAAAGTGGCTGCCCATTCTTATAAAGTTATTAAAGACTTAGAAGTGAACACAATTATTCTCTTGGGTCCTTCTCATCAAGCAAGTTTTACTGGTTTTGCCTTATACGGAGATGGTTCTTGGCAGACACCATTAGGTGAAGTTATGATTGATGAAGAGATAGCAAAAGAGTTGAAAGAGAGATGTCCCTATGTGAAAGATTTAAAAGAGGCACATAATTACGAACATTCCTTAGAGGTCCAGATTCCTTTCTTACAAGTAATTTATAAAGATTTCAAGATTGTGCCGATAATGGCTCTTTTTCCGAAATATGAAGAGTGTGAAAATCTGGCTAAGGCAATCAGCGAAGTAATAAAAAATTCTAAAAAGAAAATAATCTTTCTTGTCTCCTCTGATTTGTATCATGGCTATTCTTACCAAGAATGTGTGCGAACTGATAAACAGACATTAAATTATATTGAAAAAATGGAACCAAAAGTTTTTTACGAAGCCTTATTAAGAGAAGAGATTCAAGCGTGCGGTGGTTTCCCTATTCTTATTGGTATTTTAATTGCCAAAAATCTTTCTCCAAAAGCAAAGGCAATTACTTTAAATTATACCAATTCCAATGATGTAATGGGAATAAAAACTGGTTATTGTGTAGGTTATGGTTCAGTAGTTTTTGTTATTCCGAAGGAAGAGAAAAAAGAAGAAAATTTAAAGGCAGAAGAGTTTGAATTAAAACTGAATGAAGATGAGAAAAAGGAGTTATTAACTATTGCTCGGAAAACCTTAGAAAATTACCTTAATAATAAAAAGATACCAGATTTTAAAATAACTTCGGAGAATCTAAAAAAGAGATACGGTGTTTTTGTTACCTTAAATAAGTTTGGTGAACTTAGAGGCTGTATTGGTTATATTGAAGGAATAAAGCCATTATACGAAGGAGTGATTGATAACGCAATAAATGCGGCATTAAGAGACCCAAGGTTTCCGCCAGTTAGTTTAAAAGAGTTAAAAGATATTAAAATTGAGATTACCATTCTTTCGCCATTGAAAAAGATAGATGATATTAATAAGATTGTTGTTGGTAAACACGGAATATTTATTAAAAAAGGTTTTTATCAAGGTCTGCTTTTACCTCAAGTTGCCACGGAATATGGTTGGGATCGAGAAACTTTTTTAAAACATACCTGTCTAAAAGCCGGTCTCAACCCGGATGCCTATAAAGACAAGGATACCGAAATTTACATCTTTGAAGGCTTAATTATTAATGAAGAAGAAATTAAGGAATAATACCTAAAAAGTTGTGTAAAAGAAAATAAATCCTGCCAATTAATAAAGAGATTCTTGCCATTACCGTATAACCAAAAGAGGCACCAAAGGCAACCATAATAAAAATAATTCCTAATCGGGAGAAAAACTTCCAAGCACCCTTAAACTCCTTTGAGAAATAGAAATAAATGATTGTTGAGATAACACCGATAACTAATAGTATATTATTAATTGTTGTTAATGGTAGTAAAGTAGCACCAATTTGGGGAATTAGAAAACCTTGGATACTGGCGGTGACTCCTAAACCGGCACCAATACCAATCGTAAAAGATAAAGGAATTCTTGATATCCAAGCAGTTTTCGGAAACCAACGGGTAAGCATTAAAACGCCCAAAATTGCCGGAATTAATAATATCCATTTTTCAATTCCGGTTGCTGTCATAAATCGGTCAATAAGCATTGGTTTGATATCAAAAGACCAGACATAGATAACCCAAAAACCAGCTGAGACACCAACATAAATATGTTCAGCCAGTTTATAAAAGGGATTATCTTTATATAAAAAAGAGAAAATTGCCAAGGTTAAGGTTGCTGCCAGCCAAGTACCAATAATATTTAATATCATTTTCTTCTTCTTAAAATAAAATAGCCAATATTACCAATAATAATAAAGATAATTATTAATAAATGGACAAAAGATTGGGCAGGCATTCCCAAAATAGCACTACCCGCTTTTTTTACTAATGTCTCGTATTCGGCTGCTCCTTGTAGTCCACCAATTAAACCAACAATCTGTTTTGCCTGTAAATAGGGAAACATATCCGGAGCCACAACACCAGTAGTTCCTAAAATTATTTTCTGATTAAAACGGGCACCAGCAAATTGAACCCAAGCATCACCAGTGGCACCGGCTTCTAAACCAACCAAAATATCAATCTGCTGATAATTTCTCACTTTTCTCATAAAAGGAAAAGAATCAATCGGAATTCCTTTATAATCAGTAGGAAAGAAATCCCTTATCTCTTTGCCAATACCAACCATTAAAGCGGTATAACCAGGTCGATAACCTAAATTCACATAATCTTCACCATATTTTTTATTATATTCCTTGGCAACCTGATTTAATGCCATTTCACCTAATGGAAGCCCTAATGCCCATTGACCTAATAAGATTACTTTAATATCCTTCGAAAAGCAGTGTCTCAAGATGGCAATAAGCATTGGTTGTAATTCTGGTTCTGAGGCTGCGTCATAGTCAATAGAGATCATCACGATTGAGCCAGGTTTTAAATTATCGATTTCCGAAAAAGCCATTTTTACTTCGTTAGAAACCCGAATAGGCATTATCATTCTAAATATCATTGGTAAAGCAACTACCAAAAATACCAAGAGATAAATTATTCTTCGGTCAATCGTTGCCAATTTTATCCAAATATCTTTCATTTTGTTATATAAGTCCTTTCAATACCTAAAATAATTCTTATTGACATCGCAATACCACCAAGAGCAGTGCCGATAAAAATTCCTCTTTTTGCTGCATTCTGAGGAATATTCATTATCCAATCGCTTATCAAAGCAAAAACCTCTTTTTTGGCAAGTTCTTCATAAGGGATTTTGGGGAAGATACCAGAGATAATATAGGCAATCCCTTTCCAGATATAAGAACCGATTGGTACCCGACCAAGCATAACAATTGTTGCCGCAATTAGTAATAAAGTTGCCTCAAAGGTTCTTGCCCGAAATGCCCGATAGGCAGCCGAAGCGATAAAAAAAGCAAGCAAAGCAAACATTGTCGCCTGTAACGGTATAATCACATAGGTATAAAGATACATAAAAGGTGAATTCAAGGCAAAGGGTGTTTTAAATCTAAACCAAGAATAAAAACCTAAGATTAAAGTTAAAAATAATGAGAAAAGTAAAAGAAGACTATGGATATTAAACTCTCTTTTTAATTTTGTCAAATGATATCGGACAAGACTGTCTAAACCCAGTAAAACCGTAAAGCCAGAAATAATTGAATACCAGATTAAAAATCTCTGTTCTAAATCACCAAAAGGCTTATGAGGAATAAAGAAAGTAATTATTAATAACATTCCGGTAAAGAAAGTGATAATTAATGGTAATTGTGTTCTTATCATAGCACCGTAAAGATATTTTTAATAAATTGATAAATCGGTTCTATGTTTTTAAATAAAACGGATAAAGTAGCAATACCTACTGAGATTACTAAGATTATTAAAATAATTGCTTTTAGGAAATCTTCACCTTTTAATGAGCCAAGCATTTGCGGTTCAGGTTTTAAATAGCAAGAGGCAGCAAACATCTCTTCACCAATTAGAGTATAATCACAGGCAGCAATAAAGAAAGGCAATTGGGTTATGGCGGTTGTACCGGCAATTTGGATAGCACCAACTGCGTGACCAGTTTCTGCCAAGATTAAAGATTCAGCAAAGAAATATCCCTGCCAGAATATAGCTCCTGGCTTTTCTCTCATAATTATTCCGTCACAACCTGCCGCATAACCAAACTGGTCAGAAGTTAAATAAGTAATATCACCTTCTTTATAAAGATCAGGTCTACCTGCCTCTAAATATGCCTCTTTTACTGTTTCTTGAGCAGCAGTCATCACAATTGGGTCATAGTTAGGAATAATTAGCCTTGTACCGTATTCAGCTGCCTTTTTAGCAATCTTAGATAATATTGATAAGGCAGCAATTGTAACCACATCAGTAATAAAACCAAGACCAAAAGAAAAGAGGATTGGTCTCCCCATTTCCGTTGCCCTACCAACAGCATCATCAATCGCATCAAGACCGCTAATCTTTCTTACAAATAATTTCTCGCCCTTTCTTGCCTTTTCAATATAATATAAAAAGACAACAAATAAAATAATTGTAATAACCAAGACATTTAATCGATTCTTATTAAACCATTGGGGTCGAGCGATTATCGGACCAATTATTTCTGATTTTAATGTATCCCTTTCTCTTATTGCCCAGATTTGATAGTAATACTCTTTATTATCTTTTAATCCTTTATCTTCGTAATAATTATATTGAGACAAAACAAAACCAACATTTTCAAAAAGAGTATCTTGCTTTTCGCTTCGATATATCTCAAAAAATTTTATGGGATTTTCTTGCGAGATAAATTCTTCTTTTATCTGCCATTCTAAACTGATACTACCACCTTCATCCGATGGCGTATCATAACCTTTTATATATTCAAAATAATTAAATTGGCAAAGAAAAATAAACAAAAGAAAATACATTGAATAAATTATAATAAATCTTTAAAATAAATTCAAGAAATAATTCCTTTCTATTTTGACAATATTATTTTTTTAATTAAAATAAAGGTATGAAGCGAGTTTTGGTTAAAGATCTGGCAAAATATTTGAATAAAGAGGTTTTAATTTATGGCTGGATTGAAGGAATAAGAAAACTTGGTAAGTTGAAGTTTTTTATTATCAGGGATAGAAGTGGCCAGATTCAAGGAGTTTGTGATAAGGAGATTGAGAATTTGGATAAATTGGAAAAGGCTTCGGTTGTTAAGATTTTTGGTAAGGTAAAAGAAGAGGCACAAGCACCAAAAGGAATGGAGGTTTTGATTGAGAAGGTTGAGATTTTGAATCTACCAAAGGCAAATTTACCTTTTGAATATTATCGCGATCTATCCCTTTTGAATTTAAAGTTAGATATGATTTTAGATTATCGGCCATTAAGTTTGAGAAACATTAAAATAGGTAATATTTTTAGAATCCAAGCCGGAATAGTGAAGGCTTTTAGAAATTTTTTAGAGAAACAGGATTTCTTAGAGGTCCATACTCCGAAAATAGTTTCTTCCGGAACTGAGGGTGGTAGTCAACTTTTCAAAGTAGAGTATTTTGATCGTGTTGCCTATCTTGCCCAAAGTCCCCAGTTTTATAAACAGATGCTTGTGGGTGCTGGTTTTGAAAGGGTTTATGAGGTTGGTTTTGTCTATCGGGCAGAAGATCACGAAACTTCACGTCATTTAAATGAATATCTCTCTTTAGATTTAGAAATGGGTTTTATCGAAGACGAGAATGATGTTATGGATTTGGAGGTTAAATTTTTAAAATATCTCTTTAAATATTTAAAAAAAGAGTATGGTGAAATCTTGAAGGAATATAATGTGGAATTAGAAGAGATAAAAGAGATTCCCAGAATTCCTTTTTATGAAGCCAAAGAGATACTAAAAAGAGAATATCAGAAAGAGTTTTTGGGAAACGATTTAACACCAGAAGAGGAGAGATTGCTTTGCGATTACTCATTAAATAAATACGGAACAAATTTTGTCTTTATTACCAAATTTCCAAGGATTATTCGGCCCTTTTATACTATGCCTGATAAAAATTCAGATTATTCTCGTGGCTTTGATTTGCTTTATAAGGGAATGGAAGTGACTACCGGTAGCCAAAGAATTCACGATTATGATATGCTTTTTGAGAGCATCAGACATTTTGGTTATAATCCCGAGAACTTTAAATTTTATTTAGAGATTTTTAAATACGGAATGCCACCCCATGGTGGTTTAGCAATCGGTGCGGAAAGGCTTACCTGCCAGATATTAAATTTGAAAAATATTAGAGAGGCAAGTCTCTTTCCACGGGATAGATATCGGTTAGTGCCTTAAAATAAAAATGAAAAGGAATCAAAAAGTAAATTTAGAAAGATTGGCAAGGGATAAAGAGGTTATTGCGCTCATTAAATCGGCTGACAAGCAATTAGAGATGATCGGCTATACTGAACACGGTTTAAGACATGCACGGTTAGTAGCAGAAAGGAGTTATTATATTTTAAAAAAATTGGAATACGATGAAAGAAAGGCAGAACTCGCAGCAATTACTGGATTTCTACACGATATTGGTAATGTTGTCAATCGAGATAAGCACGAACACATGTCGGCAATTCTTGCTTACCAAATACTAAAGAGAATGAAAATGTCCTATTACGAAATTTTAGAAGTTGTTTCCGCATTGGGCAATCATCACGAAGAAGATGGAACTCCCATTTCTGAAATCTCTGCTGCTTTAATTATTGCTGATAAATCTGATGTCCATCGAACAAGGGTAAGAAATCCGGAATTAGTAAAGTTTGATATCCATGACCGAGTGAATTACGCAGTTACTAAATCGGTTTTAACCGTTGATAATAAAAAGAGAAAGATTATCTTTGACTTAGAAATTGATACCAAAATTGCTCCCGTAATGGAGTATTTTGAAATCTTTTTAAATCGGATGATAATGGCAAGAAGGGCTTCTTTATTTTTGGGATGTGAGTTTGAACTCTATATCAATCAAGCAAAGTTAATTTAATGGAAGAAATAATAAAAAAGGTTATTTCCTTAGCGAAATTAAGTTTTCCCAAGGAAGAATTGGAAAATTTTATTAAAGAATGCGAAAAGATAGTAAGTTATTTTCAAGAGTTAAAAAAGATATATCGAAGAGAAGAAAAGAATGACCAAGAAACTGGTTTAATAGAAGAGTGTCCATTAAGAAAAGATGAAGCAAAAATTGGTGATCGTGGTTTCTTAAAAGGACTGTCTAATTTTAAAGGAGGCTATTTCCGAATAAAAAAGATTTTATAATGGATATTTTAAAACTAAAGATTAATGAAATTCAAAATCTGATAAAAAGAAAAGAACTGAGTTATTCGGAATTGGTAAAAGAGGTGTTTAAAAAAATAGAAGAGAACAAAGAGTTGAATGCCTTTATTTCTATCTTTCCTGAAAGAGCAATAAAAAAAGCAGAAGAATGTGATAAAGAGTTCGATAAATTTAAAGAGATACCTAATCCCTTATTTGGTATACCACTGGCAGTAAAAGATAATATCGCGTATGCTGGTGAAAAACTTACTTGTGCTTCTAAAATTCTTAAAGATTTTATCTCACCCTATTCGGCAACAGCTGTTAAAAAGTTAGAAGAAAAAGGAGCTATTATTGTTGGCAAGACAAATTTAGACGAATTTGCTATGGGTTCTTCTAATGAGTTTTCTTATTTTGGTCCCTGTCTAAATCCGATAAACAAAGAATATGTACCTGGTGGTTCTTCAGGCGGCAGTGCGGCAGCGGTCGGAGCAAATATTGTTCCGGTTGCTTTGGGTTCTGATACCGGCGGTTCAGTAAGACAACCAGCAGCCTTTTGTGGTGTTTGTGGTTTAAAACCAACTTATGGTCGAGTATCAAGATTTGGTTTAGTTGCCTTTGCCTCCTCATTAGATGTGATCGGTATAATTTCTAAATATGTTGAAGATTGTGCTATTGTTTTACAAGCAATTAGTGGTTATGATGAGTTTGATTCTACTTCAGCAAAAGATCCGGTTCATAACTATTTACCTTTAAAGAGTAATTTAAAAGAAGCAAAAATCGGTATCTCCAAGGATTTCTTTTTTGAAGAAATGGATTCTTCTTTGATAAAGATTTATGAAGATTTCTTTAGATTATTAGAAAAAGAAGGAACAAAGATATCTGAACTTTCTTTGCCGACAATTAGATACGGAATTTATGCATATCATTTAATAGCTACTTGTGAAGCCTCTTCTAATTTGGCAAGATATGATGGGGTGCGGTATGGATTAAATCTAATAGCAAAAGATATCGATGAATTTTATACCAAAGTAAGAAGTGAAGGTTTTGGCAAAGAAGTAAAAAGAAGAATTGTTTTAGGTACCTATGGACTTTCCAAAGGATATTATGAAGAATATTATGGTATTGGCATAAAAGTAAGAAAGGTTATATGCGAAGAATTTCAAAAGGCTTTTGAGAAAGTTGATATAATTTTGGCTCCCACTTCACCAACCTTACCCTTTAAATTAGGCGAACGGTTAAAAGATCCAATAATGATGTATCTTTCTGATATTTTAACAGTTCCAGTATCCCTAGCTGGCCTACCAGCCTTATCAATTCCTTTGAAATATAAAATAAATGATTTCCCAATTTCAATCCAAATTATTGGTAGACCCTTTGGTGAGAAAGAGATATTAGATTTTGCCTATGGAATTGAACAATTATGAAGTAATTATTGGTTTAGAAATTCATTGCCAATTAAAAACCAATTCAAAACTATTCTGTTCTTGTCCAGCAGAATTTGAAAAGGAACCAAATATTAATGTATGTCCTATCTGTTTGGGATTTCCCGGAGTATTGCCAGTTTTAAATAAAAAGGCAGTAGAACTTGCTTTGAAATTGGCATTAGCATTAAATTGTGAGATAAATAAGAAAAGTACTTTTGCCCGAAAACATTATTTTTATCCCGATTTGCCAAAGGGTTATCAGATAACCCAATATAAAGAACCTTTGGCTTATAATGGTTATCTTTTAATTGATAATAAAAAGATAAGAATTAGAAGGGTCCATTTAGAAGAAGATAGTGGGAAACTTATCCATACCGCCAATGAGACTTTGGTTGATTTTAATCGGGCAGGTGTTCCTTTGGTAGAGATTGTTACCGAACCTGATTTTCGTAGTCCAAAGGAAGTTGTCTCTTTTATTGAAGAGTTGAAAGCAATTTTAATCTACTTAGATATATCGGATGCTGATATGGAAAAAGGTAATTTAAGATGCGAACCTAATATCTCTTTGCGATATAATAATTATCCTTCAGAAAGAAGGGAGATAAAAAATTTAAATTCTCTAAAAAATGTCTATCAGGCGTTAGAATATGAGATTGGATATCAGAAAAGTTTATTGGAAAAAGGAAAGAAGGTAGAAAGGGCAACATTATTGTGGAATGAAAAAGAAAAAAGAACTGAGATAATGAGAGCAAAAGAAGAAGAGGAAGATTACCGTTATTTTCCTGAACCCGATTTACCACCATTAATTATTAGGGAAGAAGATATTTTAAAAATAAAGGAAGAGATAAAAGAACTTCCCAAAGAGAGAAAAGAAAGATTAATAAGGGAATATAATATAAAAGAAGAGTTTGCTGAGATAATTATTAGAGATAAAAATTTGTGTGATTATTATGAAAACCTAATGAAACTGGTAAAAGATAAAAATTTGGCTACCAATTGGCTGATTAACGAAGTGTTAAGGATTTTGAATGAAAAGAATATTAAGATTAATGATTTTCCTTTAAAGATGGAAGAGTTTAGTTATTTTCTAAATTTATTAAGTGATAATAAATTGCCAATGGGCAATATAAAGAAAATTTTTTATGAATTAGTAGAAAAAAAGATTACTATAAAAGATTTAGCCACCCTTTTGCCGGAAAAGAAAGAAGATTGGGATAGAGTTATCTTTGAAGTTTTAGAAAAAGAGAAAGAAGTTGTGGAAAAGTATAAGAAAGGAAAAAAAGGAGTTATTGGCTATCTAATTGGACAGGTGGTTAAGAAGTTAGAAGGTAAGGCAGATCCGAGGAAAGTAAAAGAGAAAATAATCAAGATTTTAGAAGAAGATTAACAGATTCTTGATTTTTTATGAAGTTTATATATAATTATTTTGATTGGGGGTGTAGCTCAGTTGGGAGAGCATCTGCTTTGCAAGCAGAAGGTCGGCGGTTCGAGTCCGCTCACCTCCATTTTTATTTTATTATCAGATTAATAATCCGGTCTAAATCTTCGTCTGAATAGTATTCAATAATAATTGTGCCGCCTTTGGTTTTTGCCAAAATATTCACCTTTGTGCCAAGAAAGTTCTTTAACCTCTCTTCTAAATCACTAAGAAAAGGGTCTTTTTCTTCTTTTTTTGTCCTTTTCCTTTTCTTTATTCCTAAGGAAGAAATTTTTGCCTCTAATTGTCTTACTGATAAGCCTTCTTCAATTATTTTTTCTGCCCAAAGTTCTTGACTCTGTCTATCTGGTAGCGAAAGGAGAATTTTGGCGTGACCAACACTAATCAAATTACTCGCAACATAATCCCTTACCTTTGGTGGCAGAGTTAATAATCTTAAAGCATTAGTTACTGTTGCTCGGTCTTTGCCAACTTTTTCTGCCACCTTATCATGGGTATAATTAAACTCATCAATCAAACTCTTATAACCTAATGCTTCTTCTATTGGATTTAAGTCATCCCGATGAAGGTTTTCAATTAATGCCATTTCGATCATTTCTGAATCACTCACATTTTTGACAATTACTGGCACCTCATTAAGTCCAGCCATTTTTGCTGCACGCAATCTTCTTTCTCCCATAATCAATTGGTAACCTTCTCTTGTTCGTCGGACAACCAATGGTTGTAAGATGCCTTTTTCCTTTATAGAATTAGCCAATTCCTCTAAACCCTTTTCATCAATTAATTTTCTTGGTTGATATGGATTTGGTTTTATTTCTTCAATTTTTAAATACACTACTTCATTTTCTAACGCCCTTTTTGTTTCATCAGAAATTAAGGCACTAAGCCCTTTACCTAATGCTTTATGTTTCATTTTTTCTCTCCTGGTGGTTTAAAATTTCACTTGCTAATTGTAGATAAGCCTGAGCCCCCAAAGAGGTAATATCATATTGGAAAATTGTTTTGCCAAAACTTGGGGCTTCTGCTAAACGAATACTACGAGGAATGACTGTTTGGAAGACTAAATCTTGAAAAAAATTTCTTAGTTCTTCTTCCACCTGTTTGGTTAAATTTAATCTTGGTTGGTGCATCGTTATTAAAATCCCTTCAATTCTTAAATAAGGATTTAAATTTTTTTTTACCAAATTAATCGTATCTAATAACCGCGAAATTCCTTCTAAGGCATAATATTCTGGTTGGACAGGAATTAAAACGCTATCCGCGGCTGTTAAACCATTGACAGTTAAAATCCCTAAAGAAGGTGGACAATCTATGATAATAAAAGAATAAGACTCTTTAATTAAAGATAGGCTATTCTTTAATAAAAATTCTTTTTCTTCAACAAAGGGAAGTTCTGCTTCGCAGCCAGCAAGGTCAATATTAGCAGGTAATAAGTCAAGATTTTCAAAGATATTATTGATAATAACTTCTTTA
The sequence above is drawn from the candidate division WOR-3 bacterium genome and encodes:
- the aspS gene encoding aspartate--tRNA(Asn) ligase; the protein is MKRVLVKDLAKYLNKEVLIYGWIEGIRKLGKLKFFIIRDRSGQIQGVCDKEIENLDKLEKASVVKIFGKVKEEAQAPKGMEVLIEKVEILNLPKANLPFEYYRDLSLLNLKLDMILDYRPLSLRNIKIGNIFRIQAGIVKAFRNFLEKQDFLEVHTPKIVSSGTEGGSQLFKVEYFDRVAYLAQSPQFYKQMLVGAGFERVYEVGFVYRAEDHETSRHLNEYLSLDLEMGFIEDENDVMDLEVKFLKYLFKYLKKEYGEILKEYNVELEEIKEIPRIPFYEAKEILKREYQKEFLGNDLTPEEERLLCDYSLNKYGTNFVFITKFPRIIRPFYTMPDKNSDYSRGFDLLYKGMEVTTGSQRIHDYDMLFESIRHFGYNPENFKFYLEIFKYGMPPHGGLAIGAERLTCQILNLKNIREASLFPRDRYRLVP
- the gatA gene encoding Asp-tRNA(Asn)/Glu-tRNA(Gln) amidotransferase subunit GatA codes for the protein MDILKLKINEIQNLIKRKELSYSELVKEVFKKIEENKELNAFISIFPERAIKKAEECDKEFDKFKEIPNPLFGIPLAVKDNIAYAGEKLTCASKILKDFISPYSATAVKKLEEKGAIIVGKTNLDEFAMGSSNEFSYFGPCLNPINKEYVPGGSSGGSAAAVGANIVPVALGSDTGGSVRQPAAFCGVCGLKPTYGRVSRFGLVAFASSLDVIGIISKYVEDCAIVLQAISGYDEFDSTSAKDPVHNYLPLKSNLKEAKIGISKDFFFEEMDSSLIKIYEDFFRLLEKEGTKISELSLPTIRYGIYAYHLIATCEASSNLARYDGVRYGLNLIAKDIDEFYTKVRSEGFGKEVKRRIVLGTYGLSKGYYEEYYGIGIKVRKVICEEFQKAFEKVDIILAPTSPTLPFKLGERLKDPIMMYLSDILTVPVSLAGLPALSIPLKYKINDFPISIQIIGRPFGEKEILDFAYGIEQL
- a CDS encoding Asp-tRNA(Asn)/Glu-tRNA(Gln) amidotransferase subunit GatC, whose product is MEEIIKKVISLAKLSFPKEELENFIKECEKIVSYFQELKKIYRREEKNDQETGLIEECPLRKDEAKIGDRGFLKGLSNFKGGYFRIKKIL
- a CDS encoding AAA family ATPase, translated to MGKIIAIANQKGGVGKTTTAINLSAALSMRKEKILLCDLDPQGHATLGLGVDKKNLKLSLYDILLKKANIKEVIINNIFENLDLLPANIDLAGCEAELPFVEEKEFLLKNSLSLIKESYSFIIIDCPPSLGILTVNGLTAADSVLIPVQPEYYALEGISRLLDTINLVKKNLNPYLRIEGILITMHQPRLNLTKQVEEELRNFFQDLVFQTVIPRSIRLAEAPSFGKTIFQYDITSLGAQAYLQLASEILNHQERKNET
- a CDS encoding ParB/RepB/Spo0J family partition protein; the protein is MKHKALGKGLSALISDETKRALENEVVYLKIEEIKPNPYQPRKLIDEKGLEELANSIKEKGILQPLVVRRTREGYQLIMGERRLRAAKMAGLNEVPVIVKNVSDSEMIEMALIENLHRDDLNPIEEALGYKSLIDEFNYTHDKVAEKVGKDRATVTNALRLLTLPPKVRDYVASNLISVGHAKILLSLPDRQSQELWAEKIIEEGLSVRQLEAKISSLGIKKRKRTKKEEKDPFLSDLEERLKNFLGTKVNILAKTKGGTIIIEYYSDEDLDRIINLIIK
- a CDS encoding tetratricopeptide repeat protein, producing the protein MKKIKKEDYDDLLETGQFYLLNKNYKEAIEVFKKALTIKEDYLIYYQLGLAYEGLNEVDKAREMYRKSLELKPDFDEANKRLDELVKE
- a CDS encoding DUF6754 domain-containing protein, yielding MYFLLFIFLCQFNYFEYIKGYDTPSDEGGSISLEWQIKEEFISQENPIKFFEIYRSEKQDTLFENVGFVLSQYNYYEDKGLKDNKEYYYQIWAIRERDTLKSEIIGPIIARPQWFNKNRLNVLVITIILFVVFLYYIEKARKGEKLFVRKISGLDAIDDAVGRATEMGRPILFSFGLGFITDVVTIAALSILSKIAKKAAEYGTRLIIPNYDPIVMTAAQETVKEAYLEAGRPDLYKEGDITYLTSDQFGYAAGCDGIIMREKPGAIFWQGYFFAESLILAETGHAVGAIQIAGTTAITQLPFFIAACDYTLIGEEMFAASCYLKPEPQMLGSLKGEDFLKAIILIILVISVGIATLSVLFKNIEPIYQFIKNIFTVL
- a CDS encoding HD domain-containing protein — protein: MKRNQKVNLERLARDKEVIALIKSADKQLEMIGYTEHGLRHARLVAERSYYILKKLEYDERKAELAAITGFLHDIGNVVNRDKHEHMSAILAYQILKRMKMSYYEILEVVSALGNHHEEDGTPISEISAALIIADKSDVHRTRVRNPELVKFDIHDRVNYAVTKSVLTVDNKKRKIIFDLEIDTKIAPVMEYFEIFLNRMIMARRASLFLGCEFELYINQAKLI
- the gatB gene encoding Asp-tRNA(Asn)/Glu-tRNA(Gln) amidotransferase subunit GatB; this translates as MELNNYEVIIGLEIHCQLKTNSKLFCSCPAEFEKEPNINVCPICLGFPGVLPVLNKKAVELALKLALALNCEINKKSTFARKHYFYPDLPKGYQITQYKEPLAYNGYLLIDNKKIRIRRVHLEEDSGKLIHTANETLVDFNRAGVPLVEIVTEPDFRSPKEVVSFIEELKAILIYLDISDADMEKGNLRCEPNISLRYNNYPSERREIKNLNSLKNVYQALEYEIGYQKSLLEKGKKVERATLLWNEKEKRTEIMRAKEEEEDYRYFPEPDLPPLIIREEDILKIKEEIKELPKERKERLIREYNIKEEFAEIIIRDKNLCDYYENLMKLVKDKNLATNWLINEVLRILNEKNIKINDFPLKMEEFSYFLNLLSDNKLPMGNIKKIFYELVEKKITIKDLATLLPEKKEDWDRVIFEVLEKEKEVVEKYKKGKKGVIGYLIGQVVKKLEGKADPRKVKEKIIKILEED
- the amrB gene encoding AmmeMemoRadiSam system protein B; the encoded protein is MIRKPCVSGQFYPSDKIELEKDIKTYLNLAKVSEIKDKIIGVISPHAGYPYSGKVAAHSYKVIKDLEVNTIILLGPSHQASFTGFALYGDGSWQTPLGEVMIDEEIAKELKERCPYVKDLKEAHNYEHSLEVQIPFLQVIYKDFKIVPIMALFPKYEECENLAKAISEVIKNSKKKIIFLVSSDLYHGYSYQECVRTDKQTLNYIEKMEPKVFYEALLREEIQACGGFPILIGILIAKNLSPKAKAITLNYTNSNDVMGIKTGYCVGYGSVVFVIPKEEKKEENLKAEEFELKLNEDEKKELLTIARKTLENYLNNKKIPDFKITSENLKKRYGVFVTLNKFGELRGCIGYIEGIKPLYEGVIDNAINAALRDPRFPPVSLKELKDIKIEITILSPLKKIDDINKIVVGKHGIFIKKGFYQGLLLPQVATEYGWDRETFLKHTCLKAGLNPDAYKDKDTEIYIFEGLIINEEEIKE